The DNA region AGCGGCACGCGTCAATGGTACGGGTAACGGCAACGACATTGTGCTCTACCGCAGGTCTCTCCGGGGGACATGGGAACCTGTCGATACGCTGACCGGCTACGGGGAGCAGTGGAGCGCTAGTCTCTCTCTGCCAGAGCCGGACACGCTCTTCTTCCTCGTAGCGCTCCAGCGGATTCCTAACCCTTCGTCGGCACAGTATGCTGCAGAGCCGTCGTGGGTACTGTCGCCGAGCAGCGCTTGCCTGGTAACGGTGGCCCGTCTGCCGCGGCTTGTGGCGCCAGCAGTTCGACAACTGGACACAGCGCTCTGCGTAGGCCAAGAGGTGTGGGATACTGTACGAATCGTCAACGCGGGCGAAGGGCCGATAGAGCTCACGGCGGCATTCTTTGCTCGTGGAGACCAGGGATTCCGTCTGGTAGCACCCCCGGCGGGGTGGTTTCCACGAACGCTGGCGCCAAGGGATACTGTGCGGCTCATCGTGGCCTTTCAAGCGCTGGCCGTTGGCGTCTTTCGGGATACCCTCATCCTGGTCCATACGGACACCCTCGTGAGCGGTTCCCCATGGCGCATTCTGTACCAGGGGGTGCGAGATAGCCTTTCTTTCTTGCTCACCGATGGCGCTGCTCCAGTGCGCCGGCTGGACTTCGGCACTCTCTGTCCTGGAGAGCAGCGCACAGCGAGGATAGTGATCCGGAATACTGGTCGGCGTCCGCTCCAATTTGCCCCACCGTGGGTCTCAAATGCTGCTCAATGGGACGTTTCGCCACCCTCGGGGTTTACCATAGCACCTGGCGAGCAGCGGGTTGTAGACGTGCATGCCAGAATGAGCTCTATCGGAGTGGTGCGGGGATTCCTGGTTGTCTCTGCTTACGAGTGTTCGCAAGCGGACACCGTAGAGCTGAGTGCCTATGGACTGCAGACACGGCTAGAGTGGCACGGATCGGGGCAGTTCGGCTTCGTTCGGGTGGGCAGCACCAGCGAGCTGACCGTTACGCTGCGGAACGTTGGATACTCAGCGGCACGGATTCCGAGGATATCCCCACTGCCGGCTCCTTTCGAAATCGTGGAGGTCCAGCCAGTAGTGCCGGTGCTGCTGGCACCGCAGCAGGAGCTGAGGGTCCGCATCCGATATGCACCCACAACGCTCGGTAACCACGTTGCGGAGCTCGTTGTGATGGCTGAGCGTGCAGACTCTGCATGTCCAGATACAGCACGCTTACTTCTGAGCGGCACGGGAATTCGGGTTGGGGCCAGGGCGCAGCCCTCGGTGGTGGATTTCGGCGTTGTCAGCCACTGTGAGTCGCCGTTAGACACGATATGGGTCGTGAACATTGGGAGCGCACCGTTAGAGCTCCTACGCCCAGCACAGGTAGTGGGTCCGCACGCGGCCGATTTCGTTGTTGTGGTGCAGCCGAGTCTGCCGTACCGCCTTGCTCCTGGGGATTCTGTTGCCTATGGAGTGCAACTGCTACCTGGGGCACAGACTGGGGTTCGCTCCGCACAGGTGGTGCTCGTAACAGATGACACCGTGGAGCCGTACGTAACGGTCAGTCTCCGAGCTGAGCGGGTGTCGCCGTTTGTCGCCGTGCCGGCTGCGATTTCTCTTGGGACTCTGCGACAGGGACAGACAGTGCAGATGCTACTACAGGGACGGAACCTCCTGCTTCGCCCGCTACGAGTAGAGGCAGTGCTGAGCTCGCATCCAGACGTCAGCGTCTCGCCGACTTCGGCGGTCATTCTAGCTTCAGGGAGCTACGATTTCACCGTCACCGTGACGCCACAGCGCCTTGGCGTATTGGAGGCAGAAGTTGCCTTTGCACTCGCTGAGCTCTGCCCAGATACCCACCGTGTGCGTCTCTACGGAACGGTGACGGGTGAAGGGGTTGCGTATAGTCCCCTGCTCGACTTCGGAACGGTGGCTTTCTGCCAGGAACGATCAGATACGCTCGTGCTGAGTAACGCTACGGCCGATACTCTATGGCTCCTTGAGGCAGTGCTACTGGGGCCGGATGCAGCGGTCTTCATAACGGAGCTGCCGCCTCTGCCGATTAGACTGCAGCCCAGAGGCCATGCCCGGTATGCCATCCACTTCCGACCTCAGAGGACGACCGATGGTGATAAGAGCGCACAGCTCCGCTTGACAGCTCGACTTGGGGTCGAGATGCTGCAGCTTACTGTTACCTTACGAGGGCGGCGGGAGACCCCAATATTGAGTGCTCCGCCGCAGGTGCACTTCGGGGGTGTCTTCGCTGGAGCTACCTCCCAGCAGCCGTTAGTAGTGGGCAATCGTGGGGCTTTCCCGCTGCGAGTTGAGAGTATCGGGCTCCAGCAGGGCTCGGCGTTCCAGCTCTTGGCAGCTCCGATGGTGCCTCGGGTGGTGGCGCCAAGCGAGAGTTTGAATTTCATCATCGGATTCCGTCCGCAGCAGCCAGGGGTGTATACGGATACGCTCCGGCTCTCCATCAGCCAGCCGTGTACTGACGAGCGGCTCATTGCCATCACTGGGATTGGGCTAGAACCCGTGAGGGCACGTGTCTGGCTGCCCGATACCCAAGCTACGCCATGGACTCAGGGATTCCGGATCCCGCTCCGCTTTGCCATAGAGCCGCCTGGAGCCCAGACAGGAGTCCGACAGGCAGAGGTAGAGCTAGCGTATGAGCCGACCCTCTTCCTGGTCCGCGGTCTCAGTCGGGGAACCATCCTCCGCCAGGGAATGGCGCAAGGGCTGGCTACCCTGACGATTCGCGTGGAGGGGATTCAGGCGGCTTCACAGGGGGTCGTGACCGAGCTCATCGGCGATGTACTCTTAGGCAGTGCGGAAGAGACTCCGCTGCGGATTCTCAGCTTCCTCTGGGACGATGGGGTGTTAAGTAGCCAGACGCAGCGCATAGACGGTCGCTTGCGCCTCGTTGGCATCTGCCGAGAAGGGGGACCGCGGCTGCTGCGGCCTGTGGCACCGGTGGGGCTGCGGACTACAGCGAGTGCTGGAGAGCTTACTGTAGAGACCTGGGCGGGCGAGCGTGGGGCTTATGTGCTGGGGCTGTACTCCCTGGAGGGGCGCCGACTGGAGCAGCGGCAGTGGTACGAGGATTCGGCCGGAAGCCACGAGCATGTGTGGCACTTCCGGATTGGGGCACCGGGGGCGTACGTAGTGCTCTTTAGGACCCCGTCGGAAGTGCGCTCTGCCCTTGTCCTGGTGCCCTAACCCATGTGGGAGTTTTGGATTCCGGCGGAGAGTACAGTGCACGCTCCAGACTTAATTGCCGTAGAGGCCGGGCCTGCTGCAACGGTAGGCTATCTGCTGTTGGACATTCCGGCAGGGGTGGCGTGCGTGGTGGACGTCCCTATGGGCAGCGCTGAGCTCTTCGTCCGCTTGGCCCAAGAGCGTGGAACTCGGATTTGTCGCATCCTCTTGACACACAGCCATTGGGACCACATTGCGGACGCTGCAGCCCTACAGCGTATGACGGGTGCCTCCATCGCTGTGCATCCGGCGGATGCCTATCGGCTAACTGATCCCGTGGAGCTGCGGCTCTGGCAGCTACCCCTCAGCTTTGAGCCCATAACAGCGCAAGAATGGCTCCAGCACGGCCAATGCGTGCAGTGTGGAACCTCATGGGAGCTAGAGGTTCGGCATACCCCAGGGCATACCGAGGGTGGTGTCTGCCTTGTTGAGCATCGCCGCCGGCTTGTCTTCTCCGG from Candidatus Kapaibacterium sp. includes:
- a CDS encoding choice-of-anchor D domain-containing protein — its product is MRWLGHGVLWAASAIAVLAQPQVAYMVPDIGAPGMAVAVEIVAYHSAVGTLGPDGVYSNNPGDALRVECARPADTALLTIGPVVVSWQGRLLSTVIFVHPWVQPNSWRWDELRPEFRVPIRVTYNGRSTIVDTFYVVRPTPVGVYTGTERVLGEGGLGIRSRRGALLVDSLVLPAGATFRVSVADCDPYTPGNQGYLPCVLMAVGSVRGSGGTTISVSAEGPNAGPGGGGGGGAFCDVLTGTARGSDGGNGFTSGGRGGKNGIGVGLNEYRNYGQSTGENGASLNGVPPGTSPQYESAGGGTGHPFGRSGEGCRDGGSCNPSGGYGGGSGYQQRQAGGAGGYAVRGQSSGGNNGGYEHGNACLVPLAGGSGGASGNPQGVNVCSGTGGGGGGALCVVAPSIQGVRFTADGAPGALTGSSAAGPGGGGSGGAIHLCAPRGFSDVAISVAGGAVTGAPAGGAGRVRLDGRASTTVLTTPAAATRFVGPSIFPPPPQPRQAARVNGTGNGNDIVLYRRSLRGTWEPVDTLTGYGEQWSASLSLPEPDTLFFLVALQRIPNPSSAQYAAEPSWVLSPSSACLVTVARLPRLVAPAVRQLDTALCVGQEVWDTVRIVNAGEGPIELTAAFFARGDQGFRLVAPPAGWFPRTLAPRDTVRLIVAFQALAVGVFRDTLILVHTDTLVSGSPWRILYQGVRDSLSFLLTDGAAPVRRLDFGTLCPGEQRTARIVIRNTGRRPLQFAPPWVSNAAQWDVSPPSGFTIAPGEQRVVDVHARMSSIGVVRGFLVVSAYECSQADTVELSAYGLQTRLEWHGSGQFGFVRVGSTSELTVTLRNVGYSAARIPRISPLPAPFEIVEVQPVVPVLLAPQQELRVRIRYAPTTLGNHVAELVVMAERADSACPDTARLLLSGTGIRVGARAQPSVVDFGVVSHCESPLDTIWVVNIGSAPLELLRPAQVVGPHAADFVVVVQPSLPYRLAPGDSVAYGVQLLPGAQTGVRSAQVVLVTDDTVEPYVTVSLRAERVSPFVAVPAAISLGTLRQGQTVQMLLQGRNLLLRPLRVEAVLSSHPDVSVSPTSAVILASGSYDFTVTVTPQRLGVLEAEVAFALAELCPDTHRVRLYGTVTGEGVAYSPLLDFGTVAFCQERSDTLVLSNATADTLWLLEAVLLGPDAAVFITELPPLPIRLQPRGHARYAIHFRPQRTTDGDKSAQLRLTARLGVEMLQLTVTLRGRRETPILSAPPQVHFGGVFAGATSQQPLVVGNRGAFPLRVESIGLQQGSAFQLLAAPMVPRVVAPSESLNFIIGFRPQQPGVYTDTLRLSISQPCTDERLIAITGIGLEPVRARVWLPDTQATPWTQGFRIPLRFAIEPPGAQTGVRQAEVELAYEPTLFLVRGLSRGTILRQGMAQGLATLTIRVEGIQAASQGVVTELIGDVLLGSAEETPLRILSFLWDDGVLSSQTQRIDGRLRLVGICREGGPRLLRPVAPVGLRTTASAGELTVETWAGERGAYVLGLYSLEGRRLEQRQWYEDSAGSHEHVWHFRIGAPGAYVVLFRTPSEVRSALVLVP
- a CDS encoding MBL fold metallo-hydrolase; this translates as MWEFWIPAESTVHAPDLIAVEAGPAATVGYLLLDIPAGVACVVDVPMGSAELFVRLAQERGTRICRILLTHSHWDHIADAAALQRMTGASIAVHPADAYRLTDPVELRLWQLPLSFEPITAQEWLQHGQCVQCGTSWELEVRHTPGHTEGGVCLVEHRRRLVFSGDTLFAASIGRTDLPGGDMELLLRSITDQLLVLPDDYRVYPGHGGPTTIGAERRYNPFLQQK